One window of the Colletotrichum destructivum chromosome 4, complete sequence genome contains the following:
- a CDS encoding Putative P-type ATPase, HAD superfamily, P-type ATPase, transmembrane domain superfamily: protein MPRNNSPLRRPRAPTITLDTSAVNEQGDELHNTSSTPSSDNGDEVNNTLSVPTRKSRSQSWDSNNTTLAKSKTNDGTDKGSPTVQHSDAPKGYGLNPDDALAPNPGEEASFHVDNNPFAFTPGQVSKLINPKSLDAFVAVGGLVGLEKGLRTDRRAGLSLDESRLDGAVSFDEAVAAGKKLPSSSEPVPTDSLQQEAAQHGDNAGKGFDDRKRVFGLNLLPERKSLSLLQLAWIAMKDKVLILLSVAAVISLALGLYQTFGATHHGDDTAKLEWVEGVAIIVAITIVVVVGSINDWQKERQFRKLNQKKEDRVVKVIRSGKPANLSVHEILVGDVMLLEQGDIIPVDGVFIDGHNVSCDESSATGESDLIKKVPADAVMKALFEEEVNPKKLDPFIISGARVLDGVGTFLVTAVGENSSHGKTMMSLRDDPGMTPLQLKLNILAGYIAKLGSGAGLLLLGVLTIEFLAHLPQNDGTPEEKGQRFLQILITSITIIVVAVPEGLPLAVTLALAYATKRMTKENNLVRHLQSCETMGNATVICSDKTGTLTENVMTVVAGTLGTGKFRFTAVDDQTADTQDGTHEQVTGDDKKVHKEPAAEVTMSKLSSALDPEFRDLVKQSVAMNTTAFETEENGKQLFVGTKTETALLDWARRCFALQQIAIERENCPIEQLFPFNSKRKAMGAVVRLPTNKYRFFVKGAPEILLGQCSHAVTDPTKPSGTASMASEQQEAIRQIITDYARRSLRTIALGYRDFEQWPPENVRKEEGSQNVEFSGIFKNLTWVGVVGIQDPVRAGVPKAVQDCRTASVSVKMVTGDNVETARAIARDCGILTEKGKVMEGIEFRRMDDRERIAVVRDLCVLARSSPEDKKILVKALRSLGEVVAVTGDGTNDAPALKSADVGFSMGITGTEVAKEASDIILMDDNFSSIVKAMAWGRAINDAVKKFLQFQITVNITAVILTFVTAVGSETQEPVLNAVQLLWVNLIMDTFAALALATDPPTESMLRRKPEAKTAALINTPMWKMIIGQSIYQLIVTLILHFARPAGINNYPEGQRKTLVFNVFVFMQIFKLINSRRIDNKLNIFEGITKNKLFALMMAIMAGGQILIVYVGGAAFKVEPLNGPQWGISIVLGFLSVPVGILIRLVPDAVFVALVKPFAWCWSKIPKWKRKKKTEDEDAEHLGGVKDALMEIRDDLAFLKRIKGGRISQISEVIMKPREYRERTRSRSGSRSSSRHNTSPMKAALGMPGIVAASVGGLSPVERPVSHDSRTNEGGNELEVPRA, encoded by the exons ATGCCAAGGAATAACTCGCCGCTGAGGCGGCCACGAGCTCCTACTATCACGCTCGACACCTCGGCCGTGAACGAACAAG GAGACGAACTTCACAAcacatcatcaacaccatcctcggACAATGGCGATGAGGTGAACAATACGTTGTCAGTGCCCACAAGAAAGTCAAGATCACAGTCGTGGGActccaacaacaccacctTGGCCAAGTCCAAGACGAATGACGGCACGGACAAGGGTTCCCCAACTGTCCAACACTCAGACGCACCCAAGGGCTATGGCTTGAACCCCGACGACGCTCTTGCACCGAACCCCGGCGAGGAAGCTTCCTTCCATGTCGACAACAATCCCTTTGCCTTCACGCCCGGCCAGGTTTCCAAACTTATCAACCCCAAGAGTCTCGATGCCTTTGTTGCCGTTGGCGGGTTGGTGGGCCTGGAAAAGGGCCTGCGGACAGACAGGCGCGCCGGCCTCAGCCTCGACGAATCCAGGCTCGATGGCGCTGTCAGCTTCGATGAGGCCGTCGCTGCTGGCAAGAAGCTTCCCTCATCCTCGGAGCCTGTACCGACAGATTCCCTGCAGCAGGAGGCTGCTCAGCATGGCGACAACGCAGGCAAGGGTTTTGACGACCGGAAGCGCGTTTTTGGCCTGAACCTCCTGCCTGAGAGGAAATCGCTGTCTCTTTTGCAGCTTGCCTGGATCGCCATGAAGGACAAGGTTTTGATTCTACTAAGTGTGGCAGCCGTCATTTCTCTAGCTTTGGGACTGTACCAGACCTTCGGTGCGACACATCACGGAGACGATACGGCCAAGCTCGAATGGGTCGAGGGTGtggccatcatcgtcgctATCACAATTGTCGTAGTCGTTGGTTCCATCAACGATTGGCAAAAGGAACGCCAGTTTCGCAAGCTGAaccagaagaaggaggaccgcgtcgtcaaggtcattCGTTCAGGAAAGCCCGCCAACCTCTCAGTGCACGAAATTCTCGTTGGAGATGTCATGCTGCTGGAGCAGGGAGACATTATCCCCGTTGACGGCGTTTTCATTGACGGTCACAATGTCAGCTGCGACGAGTCGTCCGCCACCGGAGAGTCGGATCTCATCAAGAAGGTGCctgccgacgccgtcatgaAGGCATTATTCGAGGAGGAAGTGAACCCCAAGAAGCTTGATCCCTTCATCATTTCTGGCGCCAGAGTCCTTGACGGTGTTGGCACGTTCCTCGTCACCGCTGTTGGCGAGAACTCCAGCCACGGCAAGACCATGATGTCCCTTCGCGACGACCCCGGCATGACTCCTCTGCAGCTGAAGCTCAACATTCTTGCGG GATACATTGCAAAGCTCGGCAGTGGTGCTGGTttgctgcttctcggcgtcctcaCGATCGAATTCCTGGCTCACCTCCCGCAGAACGATGGTACCCCTGAGGAAAAGGGCCAGCGGTTCTTGCAAATTCTCATCACCTCCATCACCATTATCGTCGTTGCCGTTCCTGAGGGTCTACCTCTGGCCGTCACACTGGCCCTGGCGTACGCAACCAAGCGGATGACAAAGGAGAACAACCTCGTCCGACACTTGCAATCATGCGAGACCATGGGCAATGCCACCGTCATTTGCTCCGACAAGACCGGTACCCTTACTGAGAACGTCATGACTGTCGTGGCCGGCACTCTGGGCACCGGCAAGTTCCGTTtcaccgccgtcgacgaccaaACTGCCGATACGCAGGATGGAACTCATGAGCAGGTCACTGGAGACGACAAAAAGGTTCACAAGGAGCCTGCAGCCGAAGTCACCATGTCGAAGCTCTCATCGGCCCTGGACCCCGAGTTCAGAGATCTTGTCAAGCAGTCCGTGGCCATGAATACGACTGCTTTTGAAACGGAAGAGAACGGAAAGCAGCTCTTTGTAGGCACCAAGACGGAGACGGCCCTCCTCGACTGGGCTCGCCGATGCTTCGCCCTGCAGCAAATCGCCATCGAGCGAGAGAACTGCCCCATCGAGCAGCTTTTCCCCTTTAACTCGAAGCGAAAGGCTATGGGCGCTGTTGTGCGCTTGCCCACCAACAAGTACCGCTTCTTCGTCAAAGGCGCCCCCGAAATCCTCTTGGGACAATGTTCCCACGCTGTCACCGACCCGACCAAGCCCTCCGGTACAGCCTCAATGGCCtcggagcagcaggaggcgATCCGCCAGATCATCACCGATTACGCCCGCCGATCCCTTCGCACAATCGCCCTCGGATACCGCGACTTTGAGCAATGGCCCCCCGAGAACGTACGCAAGGAGGAAGGTTCCCAAAACGTTGAGTTCTCCGGCATCTTCAAGAACCTCACGTGGGTGGGTGTTGTCGGTATCCAAGACCCTGTCCGCGCTGGTGTTCCCAAGGCTGTGCAGGATTGCCGCACCGCCTCCGTGTCTGTGAAGATGGTTACCGGCGACAACGTCGAGACCGCCAGAGCGATTGCGAGAGACTGCGGCATCCTGACCGAGAAGGGCAAGGTCATGGAAGGTATTGAGTTCCGCCGCATGGATGACCGTGAGCGAATTGCTGTTGTCAGAGACCTTTGCGTGTTGGCTCGTTCGAGTCCCGAGGACAAGAAGATCCTGGTCAAGGCCCTGAGGAGCTTGGGCGAGGTTGTCGCCGTCACGGGAGACGGCACAAATGACGCGCCTGCTCTCAAGTCGGCGGATGTCGGCTTCTCCATGGGTATCACCGGAACCGAAGTTGCCAAGGAAGCCTCGGACATCATCCTGATGGACGACAACTTCTCGTCCATTGTCAAGGCCATGGCTTGGGGCCGCGCCATCAACGATGCCGTCAAGAAGTTCCTGCAGTTCCAGATCACCGTAAACATCACGGCCGTCATCCTCACCTTCGTCACCGCTGTGGGCAGCGAAACGCAAGAGCCCGTGTTGAACGCCGTTCAGCTTCTATGGGTGAACCTTATCATGGATaccttcgccgccctcgccctcgccaccgaCCCTCCTACCGAGAGCATGCTCCGCCGGAAACCTGAGGCCAAGACGGCCGCCCTGATCAACACGCCCATGTGGAAGATGATCATCGGCCAGTCCATCTACCAGCTCATTGTCACCCTCATTCTGCATTTTGCCCGCCCGGCCGGTATCAACAACTACCCGGAAGGCCAGCGCAAGACGCTCGTGTTcaacgtcttcgtcttcatgCAGATTttcaagctcatcaacagCAGACGCATCGACAACAAGCTGAACATTTTTGAGGGAATCACCAAGAACAAGCTATTCGCTCTCATGATggccatcatggccggcggccagATCCTCATCGTTTacgttggcggcgccgccttcaagGTCGAGCCTCTTAATGGACCGCAATGGGGTATTTCTATTGTCCTTGGCTTCCTTTCCGTCCCTGTTGGCATTCTAATCCGTCTCGTTCCCGACGCCGTCTTTGTGGCACTCGTTAAGCCCTTCGCCTGGTGCTGGTCCAAGATTCCCAAGTGGaagcgcaagaagaagacggaagacgaggatgccgagcACCTGGGTGGTGTCAAGGATGCGCTGATGGAGATCAGAGACGACCTGGCGTTCCTGAAGCGTATCAAGGGAGGAAGAATCAGCCAGATCAGCGAGGTCATTATGAAGCCCCGCGAGTACCGCGAGAGAACCCGCAGCCGGAGTGGTTCCAGATCTTCCAGCAGGCATAACACGTCCCCGATGAAGGCCGCTCTGGGCATGCCCGGTATCGTGGCCGCCAGTGTTGGTGGCCTGTCGCCTGTCGAACGGCCGGTGTCTCACGACAGCCGGACCAACGAGGGAGGAAACGAATTGGAGGTGCCGCGGGCCTGA
- a CDS encoding Putative mitochondrial carrier protein — protein MSPPTDQKVLGMPPFVADFLMGGVSAAVSKTAAAPIERIKLLIQNQDEMLKQGRLDRKYDGIADCFRRTAADEGVMSLWRGNTANVIRYFPTQALNFAFRDKFKKMFGFKKERDGYAWWMAGNLASGGAAGATSLLFVYSLDYARTRLANDAKSAKKGGERQFNGLVDVYRKTLASDGIAGLYRGFMPSVAGIVVYRGLYFGLYDSIKPVVLTGNLANNFLASFALGWCVTTAAGIASYPLDTIRRRMMMTSGEAVKYKSSFDAGKQIIAKEGVKSLFKGAGANILRGVAGAGVLSIYDQLQVLLFGKAFKGGSG, from the exons ATGTCTCCTCCTACCGACCAGAAGGTTCTGGGCATGCCG CCCTTCGTGGCTGACTTCCTCA TGGGAGGTGTCTCTGCCGCTGTCTCCAagactgctgctgcccccATCGAGCGTATCAAGCTCCTCATCCAGAACCAG GATGAGATGCTTAAGCAGGGTCGTCTCGACCGCAAGTACGACGGCATTGCCGACTGCTTCCGTCgtaccgccgccgacgagggtgtCATGTCTCTGTGGCGTGGCAACACTGCCAACGTCATCCGTTACTTCCCCACCCAGGCCCTGAACTTCGCTTTCCGTGACAAGTTCAAGAAGATGTTCGGCTTCAAGAAGGAGCGCGACGGCTACGCGTGGTGGATGGCTGGTAACCTGGCCTCCGGTGGT GCTGCTGGTGCCacttccctcctcttcgtctaCTCCCTCGACTACGCCCGTACCCGTCtggccaacgacgccaagTCCGCCAAGAAGGGTGGTGAGCGCCAGTtcaacggcctcgtcgacgtctaCCGCAAGACCCTCGCCTCTGACGGTATTGCCGGTCTCTACCGTGGTTTCATGCCCTCCGTCGCTGGTATCGTCGTCTACCGTGGTCTCTACTTCGGTCTCTACGACTCCATCAAGCCCGTCGTCCTCACCGGTAACCTCGCCAACAACTTCCTTGCCTCTTTCGCTCTCGGATGGTGcgtcaccaccgccgccggtaTCGCTTCTTACCCCCTTGACACCATCCGTCGTCGCATGATGATGACCTCTGGTGAGGCCGTCAAGTACAAGAGCTCCTTCGACGCCGGCAAGCAGATCATCGCCAAGGAGGGTGTCAAGTCTCTCTTCAAGGGTGCTGGTGCCAACATTCTCCGTGGTGTTGCCGGTGCTGGTGTCCTGTCCATCTACGACCAGCTCCAGGTCCTGCTCTTCGGCAAGGCCTTCAAGGGTGGCTCCGGCTAA
- a CDS encoding Putative bromodomain-containing protein, with amino-acid sequence MQTLAPIHFPARPNSALDHWRGAVWGMNNPAAYTPLESLFLIQAILKHGVEAAAFTKVSDLLVNNPLIKDDKTYDAARLSPDALRHLFLYLIQEELRSGNAIAEKPDGTSSPSSKKRKLGPPPLPTLREVKEQLHKIPALVDRLYSTYKNHVVKSVRDEERRIEKLAKEIQVLEAQEAADRAKANASRQIGPNGNQGPKATPTPVPIPSPIPTPAQAAAHPKTKPPTPTPPAEAPRPIRPATGQASAPTQTPVPIPTPVPLPPHAHSHVRPPTTAASTLASAPQPAPAKRDVVPSTGAFQPPPTPPPAQTVAAAGAPAPTPASALPVKQQQPLKQQQPPRPSNSAGHVLQHPGGPGHPPIRPGQSTSPVPLPAISPRPDNIPKSRTTAPPAPAQPSTPGTLKWEKPYQPAAPPSQPPGRPMPPHIPSTSSPSTPGQPHQPSQWYPQPAGQYHGPPHPPHVPIQPNPAQRLPQQQPHSVLVPPQPQGQTHTQLNTQAPVQSPAQSQSQANPPHPPHPPHPPHQPHHPHPPQAQSKGQLVAPTHSTPVKSPSERPAILPQGRPSSTTPIAPPVRPQPPQQQQQQQQQQQQQQQQQQQQQQQQQQQQQQQQQQQQQQQQQQQQAHSPSPHPPHTSQPPHPPQPPVGYQHQQRPLAAASPTPPSGPPGQTAVPPPRWPQGYPPPTYAQQQFSPSPAPAPFGAKSADAQRRVSSPLNKQQHPRPAIPPHLAPQHTAVPQPTQRPASTPIPPPQTPVAAPPAFLLTGSGTKWTLKSTPSTPRLTGTVKEVASPAFEPLSPVQQSTSLPPPTPLQAPKKASPKPTPVPIPVPKTEARTPGPRGRGRPPRSANKVRAGSTPSSVVGVRRSQSVASQTDELSMDHHELAPRIKDENTTPRATPRATPKPQDDTGDTTADESVPSRRNMVTPSSVSSRLAHKRKRQETPTEPLPLPTAPTHVVWTRQFGRVSAAALDQISAHRFANQFANPIRERDAPGYKTIILQPQDIKSIRAAITHGNRAATEAAKALPDGDPGTGSVLLPISEDLVPPKSIINSAQLERELVHMFSNAIMYNLNPSRGPGPAFMKGGTAADDADVVGYEVDEDAVVRSTRMMSMEVEKIIGELRNAEKERTGQATSNSGNTRPASVATGEDTPMAEDDVDELAGDADMGSTTRRRRVGTRN; translated from the coding sequence ATGCAGACCTTGGCGCCCATCCATTTTCCCGCGAGACCTAACAGCGCCCTCGATCACTGGCGAGGTGCGGTTTGGGGCATGAATAACCCGGCCGCTTACACTCCCCTCGAGTCCCTGTTTCTCATCCAAGCCATCCTcaagcacggcgtcgaggccgccgcatTCACCAAGGTCTCCGATCTTCTCGTCAACAATCCGCTGATCAAGGATGACAAGACCTATGACGCCGCACGACTGAGCCCGGATGCGCTCCGACACCTCTTTCTGTATTTGATACAGGAGGAGCTTCGGAGTGGGAATGCGATCGCCGAAAAGCCCGATGgcacctcgtcgcccagttccaagaagcgcaagctcGGCCCTCCGCCGTTGCCTACATTGAGGGAAGTGAAGGAACAGCTGCATAAGATCCCGGCGCTGGTTGATCGACTCTACTCGACGTATAAGAATCATGTCGTCAAGAGTGTTCGGGATGAAGAGCGGCGCATTGAAAAACTGGCCAAGGAGATTCAAGTCCTCGAAGCGCAAGAGGCCGCCGACCGAGCCAAGGCCAATGCGTCCCGTCAAATAGGACCGAACGGCAATCAAGGCCCAAAGGCGACTCCGACGCCTGTTCCGATACCATCGCCGATTCCGACGCCTGCGCAAGCTGCGGCGCATCCCAAGACCaagccgccaacgccaacgccgcctgCCGAGGCTCCGAGACCGATCAGGCCCGCCACCGGACAAGCTTCCGCTCCCACACAAACTCCTGTGCCGATTCCAACACCCGTCCCGTTACCGCCCCATGCCCATTCCCATGTCCGACCgccaacaactgcagcaTCGACTCTGGCGAGTGCCCCGCAACCTGCACCGGCAAAACGAGATGTGGTTCCTTCTACAGGCGCATTCCAACCGCCGCCTACGCCGCCTCCGGCGCAAACCGTGGCAGCAGCCGGCGCTCCTGCTCCGACGCCTGCCTCTGCCCTGCCGGTCAAGCAACAGCAACCTctcaagcagcagcagcctcccAGACCTTCCAACAGCGCTGGTCACGTTCTTCAACATCCCGGTGGCCCTGGTCACCCGCCAATTCGTCCCGGTCAGTCGACATCGCCAGTCCCTCTCCCGGCCATATCACCTCGACCAGACAACATTCCGAAGTCTCGGACGAcagcgccgccagcgcctgCGCAACCCTCGACACCAGGCACTCTCAAGTGGGAGAAGCCGTATCAACCCGCTGCCCCACCGTCGCAACCACCGGGCCGCCCGATGCCACCTCACATCCCCTCGACATCCTCTCCCTCTACCCCAGGCCAACCGCACCAGCCCTCACAGTGGTACCCTCAGCCGGCAGGACAGTATCATGGGCCTCCGCATCCACCACATGTTCCGATCCAGCCAAACCCAGCACAGAGACTTCCCCAGCAACAACCACATTCTGTATTGGTGCCGCCTCAACCCCAGGGGCAGACTCATACCCAACTGAATACTCAAGCTCCGGTCCAGAGCCCGGCCCAGTCTCAGTCCCAGGCCAACCCACCTCATCCACCTCACCCGCCTCACCCACCTCATCagcctcatcatcctcacccGCCTCAAGCACAGTCCAAGGGGCAGTTGGTGGCTCCAACGCACTCAACTCCGGTCAAAAGCCCTTCAGAGAGACCCGCAATCCTGCCTCAGGGTCgtccgtcatcgacgactcCGATTGCCCCTCCTGTACGACCGCAACCCccccagcaacaacaacagcagcagcagcagcagcagcaacagcagcagcagcagcagcaacagcagcagcagcagcagcaacagcagcaacagcagcaacagcagcaacagcagcaacagcagcagcaacaacaggcCCATTCGCCAtctcctcatcctccccATACCTCACAACCTCCTCACCCTCCACAACCACCCGTTGGGtatcaacatcaacaaaggcctcttgctgctgcttcgCCTACCCCACCATCTGGACCCCCGGGACAGACTGCGGTCCCTCCCCCAAGATGGCCCCAGGGTTATCCACCACCAACCTACGCGCAACAGCAGTTCAGCCCTTCCCCGGCGCCCGCCCCATTCGGGGCGAAGTCGGCCGACGCCCAACGTCGCGTCAGCTCCCCGCTCAACAAGCAGCAACACCCTCGTCCAGCGATACCTCCCCACCTTGCTCCACAGCACACAGCCGTCCCTCAACCGACACAAAGACCCGCGAGTACGCCTATTCCGCCTCCACAAACGCCTGTTGCCGCACCTCCTGCGTTCCTCCTGACCGGCTCTGGTACCAAGTGGACATTGAAGTCCACGCCTTCTACCCCCCGTCTGACCGGAACCGTAAAGGAGGTCGCTAGCCCCGCTTTCGAGCCGCTGAGTCCTGTTCAACAGTCTACATCTctaccgccgccgacgccattGCAAGCACCGAAGAAGGCCAGCCCGAAGCCGACACCGGTGCCCATTCCGGTGCCGAAAACAGAGGCGAGGACCCccgggcctcgaggtcggggCCGACCACCTCGCAGCGCAAACAAGGTCCGTGCTGGCAGCACTCCATCTTCAGTGGTCGGTGTGCGGAGAAGTCAGTCGGTGGCATCTCAGACAGATGAGCTGTCGATGGATCATCACGAGTTGGCGCCTAGGATTAAGGATGAGAACACCACTCCAAGAGCGACTCCAAGAGCGACACCAAAACCACAGGATGATACGGGCGATACCACTGCTGATGAAAGCGTGCCGAGTCGAAGGAACATGGTTACTCCCAGCAGCGTGTCATCACGGCTGGCTCACAAACGGAAACGTCAAGAAACCCCGACGGAGCCACTGCCTTTGCCCACGGCACCCACTCACGTCGTCTGGACGAGACAGTTTGGCCGTGTAAGCGCTGCGGCTCTCGACCAAATAAGTGCCCACCGATTTGCGAACCAGTTTGCAAATCCGATCCGCGAGCGGGACGCGCCTGGCTACAAGACAATCATTCTGCAACCACAGGACATCAAGTCTATCCGCGCGGCCATCACTCATGGCAACAGAGCAGCCACGGAAGCCGCCAAGGCTCTCCCGGACGGAGATCCAGGTACCGGATCTGTTCTGTTGCCAATCAGCGAGGACCTAGTGCCACCCAAGAGCATCATCAACAGCGCGCAGCTTGAGCGAGAGCTGGTCCACATGTTCTCCAACGCCATCATGTACAACCTTAACCCAAGCCGCGGACCGGGTCCGGCCTTCATGAAGGGTGGAACCGCAgctgatgatgccgacgtgGTGGGTtacgaggttgacgaggatgCCGTAGTCCGTTCTACGAGGATGATGTCTATGGAGGTTGAGAAGATCATCGGCGAGCTTCGCAATGCGGAGAAGGAACGCACAGGTCAAGCCACGTCCAATTCCGGCAATACGAGGCCGGCCAGTGTCGCCACTGGCGAGGACACGCCGATGGcggaggacgatgtcgacgagtTGGCTGGTGACGCCGATATGggatcgacgacgaggagaaggcgcGTGGGCACAAGGAACTAG
- a CDS encoding Putative centromere protein X — MPRQSAQPAKRGRPAKSQEPAAAGTKRKATQQPARKKSGPFGLSDSDAATRVVVDEDDVEEAAEEEDEEEEGGSADAPDNTIPPELLTRLLHLFFEKDDTRLSKDANAAAGRYMDIFVREAIARCVHERPGGFLEVEDLEKIAPQLLMDF, encoded by the exons ATGCCAAGACAGTCAGCACAGCCCGCGAAGCGCGGTCGTCCCGCCAAGTCCCAAgaacccgccgccgcaggcaCGAAGCGGAAGGCCACTCAGCAGCCCGCGCGAAAGAAGTCGGGGCCTTTTGGGCTCTCCGACAGCGACGCGGCGAcgcgggtcgtcgtcgacgaggacgatgtcgaggaggcagcggaggaggaggatgaggaggaggaggggggaagcgCCGACGCGCCCGATAACACTATCCCGCCCGAGCTGCTGACGCGGCTCCTCCACCTGttcttcgagaaggacgaCACGCGGCTCAGTAAGGACGCGaatgcggcggcgggcaggtaTATGGACATCTTTGTCCGAGAGGCCATCGCGCGGTGTGTTCACGAGAGGCCCGGCGGCTTCCTCGAG GTCGAAGACTTGGAGAAGATTGCGCCGCAGCTGCTCATGGACTTTTGA